From a region of the Saccharomyces paradoxus chromosome IV, complete sequence genome:
- the SRF1 gene encoding phospholipase D regulator (Regulator of phospholipase D (Spo14p)~similar to YDL133W) → MEDTNFSKEVYSNTTSSTSSRIADQDRLNLNVDLEKNQTVRESGSLESLQIAKIRIPKHSDGSPLDYPKLNTYTFVPTTVPPYVLEAQFDKLRLQDKGAVDGNVTDDKNLPKEFKWGQFASNIGCHSAYTKDQNDNHDHKSYDNYSLSSSTSSKNAALREILGDMCSEWGGEERLEGVLHSEIGANLEFKTTEERKEWLQYIEKVKDFYYGDNKKNPESPETVHNKTYKSDWVNELNKEREKWRRLKQRKLQQWRPPLTSLLLDNQYLILGLRIFTGVLSCISLALAIKIFQNSRSNNTISESKIGQQPSTIMAICVNAVAIAYIIYIAHDEFAGKPVGLRNPLSKLKLILLDLLFIIFSSANLALAFNTRFDKEWVCTSIRRSNGSTYGYPKIPRICRKQEALSAFLFVALFMWVITFSISIVRVVEKVSSITNRN, encoded by the coding sequence ATGGAGGATACTAATTTCAGCAAAGAAGTGTACTCTAATACAACATCCTCAACCTCTTCTAGAATCGCAGACCAAGATCGACTTAACCTAAACGTGGATCtcgaaaaaaatcagaCTGTAAGGGAATCAGGTTCGCTGGAATCATTACAGATTGCAAAGATACGTATTCCCAAACACAGTGATGGTTCACCACTGGACTATCCAAAATTGAACACTTACACGTTTGTGCCAACCACAGTGCCGCCTTATGTTCTAGAAGCGCAGTTTGATAAACTTAGACTTCAGGATAAAGGCGCCGTAGATGGCAATGTTACTGATGATAAAAACCTTCCAAAAGAATTTAAATGGGGCCAATTTGCATCTAACATCGGTTGTCATTCTGCATACACTAAAGACCAAAACGATAACCATGACCATAAATCCTACGACAATTATTCTCTATCATCAAGTACCTCATCCAAAAACGCCGCTCTTAGAGAAATTCTGGGTGATATGTGCAGCGAATGGGGGGGTGAAGAGCGCTTGGAAGGTGTGCTACATTCAGAAATAGGCGCCAATTTAGAGTTTAAGACGACAGAAGAGAGAAAAGAGTGGTTACAgtatattgaaaaagtaaaagatTTCTATTACGGCgataacaagaaaaaccCAGAATCACCCGAAACAGTACACAACAAAACCTACAAATCTGATTGGGTAAATGAGCTTAATAAGGAGAGAGAAAAGTGGCGGAGGTTAAAACAAAGGAAGTTACAACAATGGAGGCCTCCTTTAACGTCGCTATTACTAGATAATCAATATTTAATCTTGGGTTTGAGGATCTTCACTGGTGTGCTGTCATGCATTTCACTTGCTTTAGcaatcaaaattttccaaaactcAAGATCGAATAATACCATCAGTGAAAGCAAAATCGGGCAACAACCAAGTACTATAATGGCTATCTGCGTTAACGCGGTTGCGATTGCGTATATTATTTACATCGCACATGATGAATTTGCTGGTAAACCTGTTGGGTTGAGGAACCCATTAAGCAAACTGAAACTAATTTTGTTGGATTTACtgtttataatattttcaagtGCTAATCTAGCATTGGCATTTAATACTCGTTTTGACAAAGAATGGGTTTGCACTTCTATTCGCAGGTCAAATGGAAGTACATATGGATACCCAAAAATACCACGTATCTGTAGAAAACAGGAGGCTTTATCTGCCTTTCTATTCGTTGCCTTATTTATGTGGGTAATTACTTTTTCGATCAGTATTGTTAGAGTAGTTGAAAAAGTCAGTTCAATCACCAACAGAAACTGA